Sequence from the Etheostoma spectabile isolate EspeVRDwgs_2016 unplaced genomic scaffold, UIUC_Espe_1.0 scaffold314, whole genome shotgun sequence genome:
taaaaaaacatgacatgagAGAAATCAGACAGTGAGAGAGGAAACCGTTCTCATCTCCCAGTAGTATTCTGCTGACCGTCAGACCCACAGCAGGCTAACGGAGGTCAGGGCAGGTCAGCCCCACAACGGACTAACCTGTGAGGTCAAATCATCTACTTTAGTGCTTgtgcaaaataaaaatttaGAAATCgactacttaaaaaaataatattagcAGTGGAGAAACAATAGATGACACACCCTactatgttaaataaaaaaacaaggtcattaccacacacacagaaaagaatGACAATGAAGAAGTAAAATGGTAAGTACTGATGTGTACTGAACTATTAAAAACTGAGCACAGGTAAGAGAGGCAACCAGTTGGGCAACACCACCATTGCTAGGTCCACATTGATTGTTGCTGCAATGATACCCTATTTACAGTTAGATGTTTCACATCCAATCACAGGATGCAAAAGACGGCAATAAAAgagttttttcttcaaaaataaaatgaaacgaaacaaaacacaaaagtaaaaGCAGCTGTCCCTTCAAAAAATCTCTTTACATCACATTAAAAATTAGCACTGCTGTAagctgtgtgtacagtatagattctttatagatatatatatatatatatttatatatatattcatgtaTAATATATACGATCATTTCTTGTATACATGAACATAAATTTTGTCTCACTGTAGCTAGCCTGTGCCTTTGGCACGATTACTTACAACTCTTCTGTTAGGTTCCAAAGCTATTTAAAATATACTTAATgcataaaaataaagattttggCATTTTGTCTCACTTAATTCTTCGGATTGGGAAGTTATTATAGATAACTTCTCATCTGGAAGCTGAGTTCTCTCAGTGCTGCAGTTTCTCTGCCAGAGGAGGGACGTCCCGTCCTGTCAACGGAGAGCGCTGAGAGCAGGACCGAGCCAAGGCTGGCCGGGGACGGGAGTCACCACACCTGGGTGGGTACATGGGGGCTGACAGGGGGCTGGGTGTGGCTCGGTGCAGATATTACACAGGGTAATGATGACCTTGCGCTTCacagcacaaacaaaacaatacagacAATGCTAATGAAATGCTTGGGGAGCTGCACTCTTGTTAACAGCAACtggttttgtttctttctcccATCACTGCTGTGCAGAGTTCTGCTTCCTTTGAGTCACCCGTTGCTCTCCGCTGTCTCCCGGTTCTTTTCGGTCCTGCTGAGTTTGTCCACTGAAACAGAGATGAAGAGAGGCAGGAGGACGTTCCCCTTTTCTTCTTTAGTCAATCATACATCTGCTTCCCCAACTAAAATGGCCTCCTTATTGTCCAGTCAGAGCTGGATTTCAAAGGTTTTGTGCAGCTCAGTGGAGAAAGGATTTGTTGGGGAGGCTGTGGTGCGCTGGCGCGAGCGGCCCTCCAAGGCTGCCCACTGGGCCTCAAAGGCATCTTCCTGCGGCTGTGGGGGCGGCTGGGTGGCCGGGGAGGATGGAGCGAGTTGGGACGGAGCAGCCCAACTGTCTGCCCCGTTAAAGGTCACACTACCATTGGATGGCTGGAGGGGAGCAGGGTTCACTGCATTTAATTGTGGTTGTTTGATGAACGGGCTGATGTTGCCGACAGCCTGGGGATCATGCTGCGGTGTCGTGGAGGCCGAGATGGGATATGGCTGTGGTTGTGTGGCTGAGCCAAACACATTAGCCACCATCTGTGAAGGAGTGATGCCAACCACAGGCACGCTAGGCTGAGGGAACGGCAGCCCGTTGGGCATCGGGTAGGAAGCTGGAGCCTGAGTGTGGAAGGCCGGCTGGCGAGGGGGCAACATGGGCACGGCCGAGGGCAGAGAGGACACGAAGGCCACCGGGGGAACAGACGGCACAGGCATCGCCACAGGGGCAGAGAACGGCTGGGTGGGCGGCTGGGCTGCTGCCACAATGGGGTTAGGTTGCGGGACTCGGACAGACTTGGTGACTTCTTCTAGCCAGCGGTCTGCTTCTGATggtgtgcgtttgtgtgagGACATGGATGGGGAGGATGTGGGGGGGACCACTATCACCGGAGTAGGGGATGACCAGTTACTTCCTGTTGGCAGAAAGTGCACAGAAAGGCAAAACAAAGGAAGTGAATACACATCAAACAAACTTAATTGGGAGAACAACAGCAACAGTTCATCAGTTAAATAGAAATACATACTGATGAAATTCATGGTTGCAAGTTGCAAATAACAGTAAAGATTCATACTCTCAGGTCATTGCTATCACTAGTTtaaatgaagttttttttttttttaagacatttttggaaatatgctAATCGGCTTTCTGGTGaagaagatcgataccactctcatatttgCCTGTTAAATATAATGCTGCAGCCAGTTATCTTAGCTTATTTTagcttaaagcgcccatattatgctcttttccaggttcataactgtattttgaggttgtcccagaataggtttacatggtttcattttcaaaaaacaccatatttgtgttgtactgcacattgctgcggATGCTCTTTtcccccctgtgtgtttaggtctctgttttagctccagagagagacatcacacttctatactatctttgttgggagctgcacatgctcagtagctaggtaagaccCCATCAGCTaaataactctttctccaactttggtcagtccaaggcaggattagctgggagacttcttctagaccagggacacaacagggacaggaagtagttattttggagattatgatgaactagtgtgtgttgtagcagtttTTTGACATtcagaacaagctagcatgctagtactagcatgtgctacggttagccacctcgtctctagtgacgtagaaagccgtgcagatgttggacagctcacctggagactgaaggcagaggacattcagaaaccggatctcactctaAACACCAAGGATAGttatttttccaagtttgtatgtgtggaagcaccagagacacaaataacaacccaaatcccagaaaaggggatttttcataatatgggcactttaacatcAAGATTGGAAATGGGGAACAGCTGATTTAGGAGAGTCTGATGACAACTAATTTTTTATTACACAATAAAAGTATAGGAACTTATTGACAATATTCTATGATTGACATCTTCAGAAACACGATGCAAGAATCAGAGGACCTTTGACTTTTACAATAATTCAAAGGAACTTTGTAATGTccatatcttttatttttaataagtaAACTCTTAGTGCACCCTGTGACACCCAAACTTGTCAATTTAGCCTCACTGAAGTGCTGCTTACCTGGCTGTGCTGAGGCCGGTGCCCCTGCTGGGGTCTTAGCCCAGGGGTTAGTGTCTCGAGCAGGCAGAGCAGGGGGCAGAACTGGGGGGttagcagtagcagcagcagcagcagagaaggCAGGAGCTGTGCCGTTCACTACAGCAGATAAGAGACCAAAGCTAGAACAAGCAGGCTTTTGTGTCGGATGACAAGGGTTGATCTTTTGTTAGACGTGCACAATATGACCGTGCAGTTAATTAGCAGTCTTAATAGGTGCAAAATcacgcatttaaaataaatgttacaaTTGTAGTTAAAATATGAGCAGACGCACATTCTCGGACTACAAAGTTGAGCTGCAAGCAACACAATCTTCACTGGAAGTCTATTTGTTTTCAGCAGCGATGAATGTGGGCAATGAATAAGACTGTTGGCCAGATTAGTTCGCCAcagataacttttttttttttaaatctgcggCGCAAAACCAATGTATTAGTGTGTGCTTCCTAATTCCCTGGTTGTGGCAGTTTTTTATAGCAAGTGCAAAACTGATAATACGTCTATTACAGTCATTCTAAGCTAATGTCTCTAAACTTATATTTTTGTAGAAACAAGAAGCTAAAACCTGTTGCTACAATTgtcagtagagctgggcaatatatcaatattatataaattttgtgatatgaggctagatatcgtctAAGAtcttggatattgtaatatgacataagtggtgtcttttcctggttttaaaggctgcattactgtgcaattttctgatcttaccagactgttgtaactgttctattatttgcctttacccacattactgattattcatcaaaaatctcattgtgtgaaaGCTTtgtaaagcaccaatagtcaacaacAATTTCATTGCAGTATTGCTAcagaggtatttggtcaaaaatattgtgatttgattttctccatattgcccagccctaattgtCATAAATTTCTAACTAATATTGCGATCTATTTAATAAAACTTCATGACAGTAAATACcagaaaagcaaaaatatgcaattaGTTTATTTAAAACGTTGCAGTCCAGAACACTATGTTAGATATTAAGGGTCTAAGAAGAGGTTTAGCTGATGTTACCTGGTGCTACAGGAGACTGTGGGGATGAAGCGGGTTTGGGCATTGGTGCTGAGGAGAAGGGGTCCTCTGGGGGTCCACTGAATGCTGAGGCTATCTGAGTGCACAGGGAGCTGATGCTGTCACTTTCTCCTTCTACTTCAGGGACTGGAGGGCAAACGCCAGAGAGAAGTTAATcgaaagaaaatataaaacgCACAGAAGATAGGACATGTCatagtttttcttgtttttacaaTAATGTATATTACTTATCCAACTCAAGAAGAAGACTTTTGTTTCAGAGATTCCTTCTTCAGGGTGGATTtttgctagggctgcacaataatgACAATTTTATCAAAAGCATAATGGACTAACGCAATATTTAAATAACAGAGGGgagggcgcaatatttgttataagcaaaatatgtgtcaaaccattctgaagaAGTATTGTGGAGCTGCAGAGACTTCTCatcctacaaatcctatcctacagactaaagaaaacatctttgtttggtacagatccttgcaaaaatcacactaatcatttcaatttctttttattaaaataagactattgatacaaaaatgatcattccctccaatatcgtgaatcgtATCGCAACtgaatatcagtcaaaataaccGCAATGAGATAtcttcctcatattgtgcagccctaatatttTGCAAATACAGACAGTTGGCACGAAGGTAATTAGCAGGTTGTGTATAAGAACAGAGGAGCTGAGGCCACGTACAGTTGGTCAGGAAACCAAACTCACCTGTATTCTTTATTGGAAAGTCAGACTTGCGCTGCATGGTGGAGGGCAGCTCGTTCATGCGCAGGGACATCTGTCGTTTGAAGGGAGAAGTTTTCTGACTAAGGGCCGGGAAGCCTCTGAAAGAGCCCTGCCTGGCCAGAGCCTCTGCCGGTGCATGTCTGCGTGGTATCACCTGGGGTCCCAGGGCGGACATAGAGAGAGGTGGGGAGGACGAGGGGGATGGGGAGCCTCCCGTCTGGTGTGCGGAGGAGTTTGTCACACTAGTGGCAGAGTTCCCAGCAACCTTCACATCGTTCTCTGCTATTGGAGAAGGGCAACATTCAAGCAATAAAGCCAcaatgaacaaaataaaaaagacaaatttgaACTGGACGACCCATTTCCAAGGTCAGGGAGTAATGAATGAGAATACTTATTAGGGGTGTAAATTGttgtcacaatacaatattatattgattctTATAATACAATATTTACTGATATCAGTGTCTGCCACGATACGATTTTGATTCGATTTCATTCAGGGGTCTGCAACCAATATGAGATAATACCAAAAGCCAAATTTCTTGCCAAATTGGTTATAGTCCGTTTACTATTGTGTTGGTTGAGGACGTCAGAAAGGGGTTggtgatgtaatgtaatggatgCTAATGTTCTGGTCAATGGTtgttgttggttatattgtgtCCCTTGACGCTGCTACCCATGCACCTTGTAATTATATGTTCTTGTACTGATTACAGTTGTGTTCCAGTTTTCACTTTTGTTCAGGCTTACACTAGTCCCCCCCCAATCCAACCCTACTCATGACTGTGTGTATACCTCGTATGTATTCAtgtgtcttttatgtgtttataCTTGCTGCACACCCAATCGCCCTTTGGGGacacaaataaagttgaagttacTAAGCTCTTCCAGGGATTCAAATTAAAACactctttttaattaaaaaaatacagatcaAGTCTTAAAGATGATGATATGTATCAATATTTTCAGGATTTAATCAATATATTGATCCAGATTAATGCATTGTTACACCCCTATGACACATACAGACCTTTTTTAGCATCCTGTAGCTGCCGCATAACTTCCTCACGTTCTGCCGCCTCTGTTGCCGTAGTAACACGAAATGAGCCCTCACGGGTGAAAGTGGTTCTGTTGGCATCAAAGGTTGCCGTGACCCCACACTCCTTCTCCCGTTTCTGCTTTCGCTCCAGACAGGCGGCGAATGCACAACCCACAGCATGACTGAGACGCTCTCCCTGAAAGAGACAATGAGAACATTCATATAACACAAAGCTTCTAGCATAGCACTGATGTAtagaaattaattaatattaacatggtaaacacatttaaatgacaCACAATACACTGAAGATTTGCATACCATGATTGGCAGACAGAGGGATAGAAGAAGAACAACTAAAATTGTCTATAGAGAGATTTTAATCAAAAGAGTGAACATCCTATGAACATGTCCTCCAACATTTGTAAATCACAATGTTCAGTATTAACAATGTGCATGTACATTTTAGTAAAGGCAAGAAAtccatcacaaagaaaatgcTCAGTAAACATATCTTTGAAATTTATAGTAAATGATTCAGACAGAGACTTCCATGTtaaaaaaggagtaggaagaagttaaAATTTGTCCTGCCCCCTTTTTATTGTTATACTttagttaattaaaaaacaatgtaattcttcattaatttatatatgtaaataCGTATACATACACATCCTGTATActaacatgcaaacacacatacacacttttttccttttccagcTGTCCCCTTCCAGTGTCTACGTTTCATCGGTCAGTTAAATCAAACCGAATAACAACCCATCCAAACTAGACATGATATCTAAGCCCAAGAACAATGTGGTCTGTATTGTAGTCTGAGCCTGAGTTCTTACTGAGTCTTTAATGGCCATAAAACAATGGCAGATCCAACGTCGCGTGGTGCCGTCCCTGCAGATGTAAGAGAACGCCCTCTCAAAGTTACGGTCCGGAGCGCAGAATGACACCTTCTCTATTGTCTGGTCCAGAATCAGGTcctgcaaaacacatttttatttcattattatgaGCTGAAAACCTATGGTTAATGTTAAGTGACACTCAGTTAAGTCAATTCATAACGTGGGCTGAATGATTGCATATATTGCATTGCAACAGTGACTTAGCTTCAAGAGTGCTCAAATAAGATTCAACTACTGTACTACCAGCTCCTAAAGTATTAGCACCAGACACtgctttctgaaataaaaacataatgtctCACTCATGGAGAAATCCTGGAAAATCTTCTTaaactttatattttattactttcaAGAGAACTGAAGAAAAGCAGAATCAAAAGAATAACATAACACAACAGACCAGCTCAATACAGGATCCTAGACTACTAAACAGTATTTTCTCACATACTATAGAACATTGATCGCATGATTGTCTATCACTGTTTCAGAACAAACATTTTCTggtaataaaataacattttagaaTATTTTTCTTGCTTGGCAGAGCTTGGTATCCACTCTCTTGGGGAATTAACattggtacaaaaaaaaaaaactattacttatttttatattgaaaacagatatgaatttcttttcactcactcagtcagtcagtcagtcagtcagtcagtcagtcagtcagtctttgACAACTCAAAAGTATATTCTTAACAGGAAAATTATTGTGCAAATTAAGGAAAGAAGTACATCTACACAGCAGTTAACACATAAGAAACTggttctttaaaataaaactggagCAAGAGTGCTCCACTCAGCAGtcggcaaaacaagctacaatgtatgTGGGAATTGTGCAGCTTCTATTTACATTCACAAAAgggcttgttttgccactgacagactcagattataaTTCTAAGTGTGACAACAgcatggaaaggatttctaaggaggtcgatcTTTCTGTTGAAGgataagatccttttttttttttaacataaaaaaatccgCGAAATTGTGAATTTGCTGAAGCGACcggactccatgtaaataaacagtaattttagcatcgtaaaatacattcaaagtcaacagaaacaacatttttttttttttttttaaaaagacatgttGGGTGGTCATTCTACATTTTTTCAacaatcacaactctagttttggttgaaataaacacatggtttacaaatttaaatgtgaaatatgttggctctataaaCGCTAaatgcattgcttttttaagagagtctggtgggtttagcgctagcaacCTCAGAGCattttctggttaaacaaaaagCTCTTAAAGgaggttttaaaaaggtctatctctgtagggataatttccataatgttgtcttaTAAGAACaacctgagcctgtcagtggcaaaaaccgCACTTTCAATGGACGAAATGGATGATGCCCGTTTGTCCTACAGTTACATTGCAGCCCAGTGTGCAGCTGCTGGTAAACACTCGTTTAATCCTGCACCAATTTCAAAAggttgttgttcccatcagtcgcttgcacacaaaaacattggttgaaaaaacaaaattgccCTTCAACTGATCAATGGTAATCAATACCAAGACAGctaacacaaaatgaaaaagttaagagattaagaaataaacagaagaaagaagagaaaatggTTTCCATTTCAGAACCTACAGCTGAATACATGAACTGTAATTTCACCTCACCGAAAGAATGACAACTGGTTTGATGTAGTACTAAAGTTTTCCAGCAGGTGTCAACGTTACCTTTCCTGTTTACTCTACTCACGTCTACTCCTGCAGGTGCACATTTCCAGAGCAGGCCTCTTGGAGGTCAGTTTACCAGAAGTATGGCAGCTTCACTGCTATTATCAGCTGCTGGAGCTCAGGCACTTCCACCTTCAAAGCTAGTAAAGCCACACGTACTTCCTCTGGcagttctttctttttgatcaaggTTTTCTGAGCCTGTGATGGAAAACTGAAGGGATTCATTACCTTCGTTTTGTCGTCTACAACACGAAGACCATCTGCCGACACCCACAACACAGCGCGCACTGGCTTCTTTCCAGcctgcaaacaaaacaacaaggacAGGTACGACTAAGAAATGAGAAAACCTTTAGTCTCTTCATGGCCCAATAAAATGACTTCCCTTCGTACCATTCCTTGGTACcaaatcataaaacacacacacacacgcacacgcacacgcacacacctgtaaataaagagaaagcaccaggtaagaggaaaaaaagagaagaaacaagTCAGGAGTTGTTTTTCTGAGTGCCCTGATcttaataaaagaaatgttgGTATGATAATTGGTGCACTGATGCAGTCCACGCTGGTGGCCACGTTGGTTAGAATAACAACAGTAAATGATGTGTGTGCATAAAAAGTAAACGTTCATTCACACAATTCATTGTTCCATTCTTGGTTCATTGAAGAAggctgaagggagagaaggcACACCTGTTAATACAAataaaccacacaaacacacaaaagtgCCCCATCCCAGCCTAAACCACCCCACCTGCTCAAAGACACATGCATCATTGTGTTTGCCACTCTTCAGTCAGATTCCCCCCGTGTACGAGAGTGTGGTTCTTCCAGCTTTCAGATGTGATTAAAGGGGGTGAAGTGTTAcgtgaagaggaagagaaaaataataacaatgctATAATTAAAagacacactcagacacacaaagcaataaCTTACTTTAGCAAAGAATCCCTTGAAGAATTTCCTGTCCTGGAAGTGGTTGTGGTAAAAAGGGAGGGTGGGTGAAAGGGATAGAGGAGATGGGGGGGAGGCACAAGGCATGAAAATGTTACCTAGGACTTCAAAAAAATTGTCTGGAGTCCACAGGAAGTGATTTCATTTTGAGGGGTTTTCTTTGGTGGAGGTGAAGCTGGCTTAtgagtgagtaagtgagtgagagagtgagggagTGAGGCAATGGATCAAGTAGCTCCAAGTGATTCTGTTCTGATGGAGGTTTTGATGGGTGATACTGTGATTGGTATTGGTTGCGTCCGAAATTCCATACTAACATGCTATTTAGTAGGCTAAAACAGTGTGTGAGATGTTTTAGTATGTTCAAAATCTTAGTATGAATCTAATAGTTTGTGGATTGCATACCATTTTCAGTTAAATAATAAAGTGTGCAACCACTGAACACTATGCTTGCATAACTaccccacaatgcaatgcggtAGTAACGACAAAGGTCATAACAGATAAACGGACAGCAAGCAAGGCAGCTCTGTCACGTCAACAGAGCTTTAATTTACGTTCCTACATATCTGTGATTTGGTCACCTGCGACTGTTGGTCTAGTTATTTTCCTTTTCCAGTAATTTAAGCATTATCTGGCAATGCCGCTAAAGCTAAGGTCGGCAGGGGTTACCATGGTTACACGTCTTCAATGGCAAGGAGGCTCTCAAGACATTTACAGCTTAGTGCGTCCCAAAAGATACacactactgtttatttacacataTTGAGTATGTAGTGCAGAGTTTACAATTTCGGACGCAACCATTGTCTTGGTGATAAGTGTTAGTACTACACCACGCTGGAAGCCAATGAACCTCCCGACTGCAGGAAGTGACTCCCCTAGGCTCTTTTCAATTGAAATAAAACTGTCACTACAACAGTCCCACAGCTAAGACAGCATTCCAAGCTGCCTGGACAGGGGAGATAAAGACGGTAGATCTTCAGCTGTAGGTCTGTGCAAGTATGTGGAGGAGATAATCCCAAACCACATATTTTTCATCCTCTGATTCCTAGACCGAGACATGGTCCTTCCATGGTTGTTCATCAGACAGAAACAGTTTAACACAGACGGCAGTCTGACGCCGGAGTCTAGCCTGTGACTATTCACAGGTCAGCCAGAGTCAGGGGTCAAGTTTAGGCCGCCATAACCACATAAAGAAACCACAACCACCAGACCCAGGCCTAGTTTTAATCCTCCCTTCTTCCCCCCACTCCCTGAGAGTTCCTCTCCTCCCCATAAGCTGTGAAAAGGAGTTCCACTCTGCTCCTGTTACACAGCCATGGTGGAGACGGCACTCCAAGCACCATGTTAATGCATGATTTAACGTGTTAACCAGCACTGGAGATTCATTTGGAATGAGCTAAGAGCTTGTTAgggtgtgtatgagtgtttgtTAGAACCACACAGACATGCAGATGGTGGTAGAGCCTGCACAGCTAGGATTAGTAAACTATGGTTAGGGGAGAAAAGTCTCTATAGGGCTGAGCTAGAATGGGAGGGCAGAGTAGGGGAAGGGATTTGAAGGTATTTCTCTGCAACACCACATTAAAAACCtgcttaaaaagacaaaaaaaacggATAACACGGACAAAAAGGTAATACAATATTCAGGTATTCAATGTGTGAACTGGGATGAAACTACAATAGGgggaacgttttttttttgggcagaAAGGATAGCTGAGTTTTGAAAGATCAAGGTGAAGCCAACTaggcaaaaataaaagtttatagTCAACAAGACTAACAGACAACCTTGCAACCCAGAACCCAAAACCTTTTAGTGGGGCTACCAGCTAGTGGATTTCTGTAATTTCTGCTTACAGAAACAACCCTAACCACCAGCAGGATGTGCAACAAGGAATAACACATCTTGTGTAACGTGTGTTATTGGCCTACTTTGAGCAACAACTTGTACCTTACAACACTTGCAACAAACGGATGATAGCTACACCTACTACATGATAATGTACTTTATCATGGATAGCAGACATGTTACTTTACCACCACCCTGCAGAGTAGCTATGGGAAGGAGGGAGTTGCCAATAATACATACTTTCCAGTGCTAATAATACGTTTTTTGAGTGTAGT
This genomic interval carries:
- the numb gene encoding protein numb homolog isoform X5, encoding MNKLRQSFRRKKDVYVPESSRPHQWQTDEEAVRSGKCSFAVKYLGHVEVEESRGMHICEDAVKRLKTDRKFFKGFFAKAGKKPVRAVLWVSADGLRVVDDKTKDLILDQTIEKVSFCAPDRNFERAFSYICRDGTTRRWICHCFMAIKDSGERLSHAVGCAFAACLERKQKREKECGVTATFDANRTTFTREGSFRVTTATEAAEREEVMRQLQDAKKAENDVKVAGNSATSVTNSSAHQTGGSPSPSSSPPLSMSALGPQVIPRRHAPAEALARQGSFRGFPALSQKTSPFKRQMSLRMNELPSTMQRKSDFPIKNTVPEVEGESDSISSLCTQIASAFSGPPEDPFSSAPMPKPASSPQSPVAPGSNWSSPTPVIVVPPTSSPSMSSHKRTPSEADRWLEEVTKSVRVPQPNPIVAAAQPPTQPFSAPVAMPVPSVPPVAFVSSLPSAVPMLPPRQPAFHTQAPASYPMPNGLPFPQPSVPVVGITPSQMVANVFGSATQPQPYPISASTTPQHDPQAVGNISPFIKQPQLNAVNPAPLQPSNGSVTFNGADSWAAPSQLAPSSPATQPPPQPQEDAFEAQWAALEGRSRQRTTASPTNPFSTELHKTFEIQL